TCACGATAACACAGCGGCCATCCGCAGATTGGGTGAGCTGCGTGCCTTTGGATTGCCGATACTCCTGGGAGCATCCCGTAAGTCCTTCCTGGGCAAGCTCCTTGGGCTTGAGGTTAATGACAGGCTGGAAGCCTCCCTGGCTTCAGCGGTTCTGGCGTTCGCGGGCGGCGCTAATATCCTCAGGGTGCACGACGTCAGCCAAACGAGAAAAGCCATGGATGCAGCCGCCGCGATCCGGTCCGCCAACGGGGAAGAGTGATGGTAGATATCCTTCGCCCTAACCTTATAGACTTCATAGACGTTGGGGTGGTGGCGGTGATCGTCTATCTTTTCCTCGCGTTCATCAAGGGAACGCGGGCGTTTCAGATACTTATCGGGCTGCTCTTAATCTTCGTTGTCTCAATCCTGGCCCGAACCTTTAACCTGAGTGCTCTCTCTCTGATTCTCGATTCGCTAATGGCTATCTGGATCATCGCGTTCGTTATCCTTTTTCAGCCTGAGATCCGCAACGCGTTGGCGCGAATGGGACGCTATAGGTTGCTTCGCTTCCTTGTGCGCTCGGTCGAGCAGCTGGCTGTTTCAGAGATAGTAAAGGCGGTGCAGGAGATGTGCAAACGCAAGATCGGTGCGTTGATTGTCTTTGAACGGGATATAGACCTGGGGGAGTATGTTCAGACCGGCACTCGCCTGGATGCCAAGGTCTCCGCAGCCCTCATAACCTCCCTTTTTACCCCGCCCTCACCTCTGCATGACGGCGCTTGCATCATCAGGAGCGACAAGATCGTGGCCGCGGCATGTATACTGCCTGTTAGCAAGGAGCCCTGGGTTGAGGATTACTACGGTATGCGTCACCGAGCCGCACTGGGGATATGTTCGGTTTCGGACGCGATCTCGGTAGCCGTTAGTGAAGAGACCGGA
This genomic window from candidate division TA06 bacterium B3_TA06 contains:
- a CDS encoding TIGR00159 family protein — translated: MVDILRPNLIDFIDVGVVAVIVYLFLAFIKGTRAFQILIGLLLIFVVSILARTFNLSALSLILDSLMAIWIIAFVILFQPEIRNALARMGRYRLLRFLVRSVEQLAVSEIVKAVQEMCKRKIGALIVFERDIDLGEYVQTGTRLDAKVSAALITSLFTPPSPLHDGACIIRSDKIVAAACILPVSKEPWVEDYYGMRHRAALGICSVSDAISVAVSEETGGVSVGMEGKLYANLEVKELTTYLEKVYAKEER